One Amaranthus tricolor cultivar Red isolate AtriRed21 chromosome 10, ASM2621246v1, whole genome shotgun sequence genomic window carries:
- the LOC130825819 gene encoding uncharacterized protein LOC130825819 has translation MFFFFVGGVEQQINQVLKTGVGRCINCGNKSDLVKYDNVLKVFFVPIWKWPGKNPMLHCNSCNLFFPESFSLPPKTTSSDIDDLRYCQSCARVVEANYRFCPFCGVSL, from the coding sequence ATGTTTTTCTTCTTCGTAGGTGGAGTTGAACAACAGATTAATCAGGTTTTGAAAACTGGAGTTGGCAGATGTATTAATTGCGGTAACAAAAGCGACCTTGTCAAATACGACAACGTTTTGAAGGTGTTCTTTGTTCCTATTTGGAAATGGCCTGGTAAAAATCCAATGCTTCATTGTAATTCCTGTAACTTGTTTTTTCCTGAATCTTTTTCCCTTCCGCCGAAAACGACGTCGTCTGATATTGATGATCTTAGATATTGTCAATCCTGTGCTCGTGTTGTTGAAGCTAATTACCGGTTTTGCCCATTCTGTGGTGTTTCTTTGTAA
- the LOC130826164 gene encoding uncharacterized protein LOC130826164 has translation MYSLLISYKNLIFQIFLSLSLSVLLYFISLPCLILNGLNTYIHPDDVNPSKPQSGPKVAIKRPSDQPSNQGLNGFQSLSSRTTSELKYRKKTQEKFEFDESKAQIFRLKLGDAQISSRLYFDSYRSSFNTFFIGCCCFILQMYINLNVGNDKNDYGVLKNGSLVPILIGILGLFRVLVSFLRVSIERSAFKRSERQLGLVIGVLGFFVALVICNGVYPWIIDIEFSSIDGFGKLFVAIFSGFSAGFLYMAAGKNARAFWLGTDQIRCNLSIVSCGLFAHIVFCANYLLLGFTTLLWINPFAQILIKKNIGVVRGSQSSRFDDGSRDRLVGNVGMIEANFVKFKLLCLLLSGLLQVLALRWNLQIYLNEAVLSWYQRLHASVIPEMDYSRAKVFLHNHYLCLAVIQFFAPAALMLLSLGLSQVDVGLFDNFQAICSVLPCSVFVKEVALFLAWWVSFLWFVFTSAYLAFYRRGVLYIS, from the coding sequence ATGTATTCACTTCTcatctcatacaaaaatttaatcttTCAAATCTTCCTTTCCCTTTCACTCTCTGTCCTTCTCTACTTCATCTCACTTCCTTGCTTAATTCTTAATGGATTAAACACTTACATTCACCCAGATGATGTTAACCCATCCAAACCTCAATCTGGTCCAAAAGTTGCCATTAAAAGACCTTCTGATCAACCGTCCAATCAAGGGCTTAATGGTTTTCAATCCCTTTCTTCAAGAACAACATCTGAATTAAAATACAGGAAGAAAACCCAGGAGAAATTTGAGTTTGATGAAAGCAAAGCTCAGATCTTTCGACTTAAATTAGGTGATGCTCAAATAAGTTCTCGACTTTATTTCGATAGTTATAGAAGTTCTTTCAATACCTTTTTTATTGGTTGTTGTTGCTTCATTTTGCAAATGTATATAAATTTGAATGTGGGTAATGATAAAAACGATTATGGGGTTTTAAAAAATGGCTCTTTAGTTCCAATTTTGATTGGGATTTTAGGACTATTTAGGGTATTGGTTTCTTTTCTTCGTGTTTCTATTGAAAGATCTGCATTTAAAAGGTCTGAAAGACAGTTGGGATTAGTAATTGGAGTTTTGGGTTTTTTTGTTGCTCTTGTGATCTGCAATGGGGTTTATCCTTGGATTATTGACATTGAATTTAGCTCTATTGATGGTTTTGGAAAGTTGTTTGTGGCTATATTTTCCGGTTTCAGTGCTGGGTTTTTGTACATGGCAGCTGGTAAGAATGCTCGAGCTTTTTGGCTTGGAACAGATCAAATTAGATGTAACTTATCTATAGTTTCATGTGGATTGTTTGCCCACATTGTCTTCTGTGCAAATTACTTGTTGTTAGGGTTTACCACTTTGCTTTGGATCAACCCATTTGCCCAAATTTTGATCAAGAAAAACATAGGTGTTGTTAGAGGATCACAATCTTCTAGATTTGATGATGGAAGTAGAGATAGATTGGTAGGTAATGTGGGTATGATTGAAgctaattttgttaaatttaagtTGTTGTGCTTGTTGCTATCCGGGTTGTTGCAAGTTCTCGCATTGCGCTGGAACCTACAAATTTACTTGAACGAGGCCGTGTTGTCGTGGTATCAAAGATTACACGCCAGTGTGATCCCTGAAATGGATTACAGTAGGGCTAAGGTTTTTCTGCACAATCATTATTTGTGCCTTGCTGTTATACAATTTTTCGCACCGGCAGCTTTGATGCTGCTTTCATTGGGACTGTCTCAGGTTGATGTTGGCTTATTTGATAACTTTCAAGCTATTTGTAGTGTGCTTCCCTGCTCGGTTTTTGTAAAAGAGGTAGCCCTCTTCCTGGCTTGGTGGGTTTCCTTTCTATGGTTTGTCTTCACCTCAGCATACCTTGCTTTTTATAGGCGTGGGGTTTTGTATATTTCATGA